The Halorientalis sp. IM1011 genome window below encodes:
- a CDS encoding ribbon-helix-helix domain-containing protein, with translation MTDYTTVSIPQDLADSVEETIEGTSFSSTSDLVRFLLRSIVIQHEKRGELTESEFQEITEQLQDLGYLD, from the coding sequence ATGACTGACTACACCACTGTCTCCATTCCGCAAGACCTGGCCGACAGCGTCGAAGAGACCATCGAGGGGACCAGTTTTTCGAGTACGAGCGACCTGGTGCGGTTCCTGCTGCGCAGTATCGTCATCCAGCACGAGAAACGCGGTGAACTCACCGAATCCGAATTTCAGGAGATCACCGAACAGCTGCAGGATCTGGGCTATCTCGACTAG
- a CDS encoding DedA family protein, with amino-acid sequence MVDLTTTAMRLLGLYGPLALLLFTFLETSMLFPFLPSEAVVPAAAALLVTDLPSFLVFVGAATVGGTVGAFVPFYVFHDTRVGDNGWLQRHIHVSDERIERGEVWFRRWGRSSVLWGRLLPVLRSVVSIPAGFVDMRPLRFGAYTAVGTVLFYAATAGVVYYARERSLFATAIAVATERPLAAAVVAVAVVGVTVLLWRWSPRRALSG; translated from the coding sequence ATGGTGGACCTGACCACCACCGCCATGCGATTGCTGGGCCTGTACGGTCCGCTCGCCCTGTTGCTGTTTACCTTTCTGGAAACGTCGATGCTCTTCCCGTTCCTCCCGAGCGAGGCAGTCGTGCCGGCGGCCGCCGCCTTGCTCGTCACGGACCTCCCGTCGTTTCTGGTGTTCGTCGGGGCTGCCACCGTCGGCGGCACCGTCGGCGCGTTCGTCCCGTTCTACGTGTTCCACGACACGCGGGTCGGAGACAACGGCTGGCTCCAGCGACACATCCACGTCTCGGACGAGCGCATCGAACGCGGTGAGGTATGGTTCCGACGGTGGGGCAGATCGTCGGTGCTCTGGGGCCGATTGCTTCCGGTCCTCCGGTCCGTAGTCTCGATCCCGGCCGGATTCGTCGACATGCGACCCCTGCGATTCGGCGCATACACGGCGGTCGGGACCGTGCTGTTCTACGCGGCCACCGCCGGTGTGGTCTACTACGCTCGCGAACGGTCGCTGTTCGCCACGGCGATAGCGGTCGCCACCGAGAGACCGCTCGCCGCCGCCGTCGTGGCGGTCGCAGTCGTCGGCGTGACCGTCCTGCTCTGGCGCTGGTCACCCCGGCGAGCCCTGTCAGGATAA
- the leuC gene encoding 3-isopropylmalate dehydratase large subunit, protein MSENTLYDKVWENHKVTTLPNGQDQLFVGLHLIHEVTSPQAFGMLQERDLEVARPDLTLATVDHIVPTADQSRPYSDDAAEEMMSELEENVRDAGIEFLSPETGEQGIVHVVGPEQGLTQPGKTIVCGDSHTSTHGAFGALAFGIGTSQIRDVLATQTIAMEKQKVRKIQVDGELGEGVEAKDIILEIIRRLGTEGGVGYVYEYAGEAIEDLGMEGRMSICNMSIEGGARAGYVNPDETTYEWLEETDYFQENPEKFEELKPYWESIRSDEDAEYDDVVHIDASELEPVVTWGTTPGQGVGVTQPIPAPEDLPEEKQDTARRAQEHMRVEPGDTMEGYDIDVAFLGSCTNARLPDLRRAAKIVEGRQVPDDVRAFVVPGSQRVQKAAEEEGLKDVFEAAGFDWRNAGCSMCLGMNDDQLEGDEASASSSNRNFVGRQGSKDGRTVLMNPQMVAAAAVTGEVTDVRDLEEVVSV, encoded by the coding sequence ATGAGCGAAAATACGCTGTACGACAAAGTCTGGGAGAACCACAAGGTGACGACGCTGCCCAACGGGCAGGATCAGCTGTTCGTGGGCCTGCACCTCATCCACGAGGTCACGAGCCCGCAGGCGTTCGGGATGCTCCAGGAACGCGACCTGGAGGTCGCCCGACCCGACCTGACGCTGGCGACGGTCGACCACATCGTCCCCACCGCGGACCAGTCCCGGCCCTACAGCGACGACGCGGCCGAAGAGATGATGTCGGAACTGGAGGAGAACGTCCGGGACGCGGGCATCGAGTTCCTCTCGCCCGAGACCGGCGAGCAGGGCATCGTCCACGTCGTCGGTCCGGAGCAGGGGCTGACCCAGCCCGGAAAGACCATCGTCTGCGGCGACAGCCACACCTCCACCCACGGCGCGTTCGGCGCGCTCGCGTTCGGGATCGGGACCAGCCAGATTCGGGACGTGCTGGCGACCCAGACCATCGCGATGGAGAAGCAAAAGGTGCGGAAGATTCAGGTCGACGGCGAACTCGGCGAGGGCGTCGAGGCCAAGGACATCATCCTGGAGATCATCCGCCGACTGGGTACCGAGGGCGGCGTCGGCTACGTCTACGAGTACGCCGGCGAGGCCATCGAGGACCTCGGGATGGAAGGCCGGATGTCCATCTGTAACATGTCCATCGAGGGCGGCGCTCGTGCGGGCTACGTCAACCCCGACGAGACCACCTACGAGTGGCTGGAAGAGACCGATTACTTCCAGGAGAACCCCGAGAAGTTCGAGGAACTCAAGCCGTACTGGGAGTCCATCCGCAGCGACGAGGACGCGGAGTACGACGACGTGGTCCACATCGACGCGAGCGAACTGGAGCCCGTCGTCACCTGGGGCACCACGCCCGGCCAGGGCGTCGGCGTCACCCAGCCCATCCCGGCCCCCGAGGACCTGCCGGAAGAGAAGCAGGACACGGCCCGGCGCGCGCAGGAGCACATGCGCGTCGAGCCCGGCGACACGATGGAAGGCTACGACATCGACGTTGCCTTCCTCGGATCCTGTACGAACGCTCGGCTGCCGGACCTGCGCCGCGCGGCGAAGATCGTCGAGGGCCGGCAGGTCCCCGACGACGTGCGCGCGTTCGTCGTCCCCGGCAGCCAGCGCGTCCAGAAGGCCGCCGAGGAAGAAGGTCTGAAAGACGTCTTCGAGGCGGCCGGCTTCGACTGGCGTAACGCCGGCTGTTCGATGTGTCTGGGCATGAACGACGACCAGCTGGAGGGCGACGAGGCCTCCGCGTCGTCGTCGAACCGGAACTTCGTCGGTCGCCAGGGGAGCAAGGACGGCCGGACGGTGCTGATGAACCCCCAGATGGTCGCGGCGGCCGCCGTGACCGGTGAGGTTACAGACGTACGCGATCTGGAGGAGGTGGTCAGCGTATGA
- a CDS encoding VOC family protein gives MLTDLRWLALEAKYLDRAQSFYESFLDLDVRREREGEIALAAGDTDLILRRPTAVPRGGVHTHYAFSTPPDAYEGWWDRLSESFDLVEHQFGDARSLYFYDVEGNCVEIGQRTTAKESQDGGGATADECDPGDGITGVFEVVFEVADLERAESFYRDLGMELMGRGDDRKRVRLTAGPFDFELWEPQLGLADGRGGVHVDVGLGIEDPAAVVGAVEDRARSVTELDEGVRIEDPDGHQLTLL, from the coding sequence ATGCTCACGGACCTGCGCTGGCTCGCGCTGGAAGCCAAATACCTCGACCGCGCGCAGTCGTTCTACGAGTCGTTTCTCGATCTGGACGTGCGCCGGGAGCGCGAGGGGGAAATCGCGCTGGCGGCCGGCGACACCGACCTGATCCTGCGCCGTCCGACCGCCGTCCCGCGTGGTGGTGTCCACACCCACTACGCGTTCTCGACGCCGCCCGACGCGTACGAGGGCTGGTGGGACCGCCTCTCGGAGTCCTTCGACCTCGTCGAACACCAGTTCGGCGACGCCAGATCGCTGTACTTCTACGACGTGGAGGGCAACTGTGTGGAGATCGGGCAGCGCACGACCGCGAAAGAGTCGCAAGACGGCGGCGGTGCAACCGCCGACGAGTGCGACCCAGGCGACGGCATCACGGGCGTCTTCGAGGTCGTCTTCGAGGTGGCCGACCTGGAGCGGGCCGAGTCGTTCTACCGCGATCTCGGGATGGAGCTGATGGGTCGGGGCGACGACCGCAAGCGGGTTCGCCTGACCGCGGGGCCGTTCGACTTCGAACTCTGGGAACCCCAGCTGGGCCTCGCGGACGGACGCGGCGGGGTCCACGTGGACGTGGGCCTGGGCATCGAGGACCCGGCAGCGGTCGTCGGGGCCGTCGAAGACCGAGCCCGTTCGGTGACCGAACTGGACGAGGGTGTTCGGATCGAGGATCCCGACGGCCACCAGTTGACGTTGCTGTGA
- a CDS encoding PadR family transcriptional regulator: MHDLTAFQRDVLYVLAGLDEAYGLAIKAELEDYYEGEVNHGRLYPNLDDLVERGFVEKGQIDRRTNSYELTEAGTDALSARRQWEDSYLDDVEVATA, from the coding sequence ATGCACGACCTGACCGCGTTCCAGCGTGACGTGTTGTACGTCCTGGCAGGGCTCGACGAGGCGTACGGGCTGGCCATCAAGGCGGAACTGGAGGACTACTACGAGGGTGAGGTCAACCACGGACGGCTGTATCCGAACCTCGACGACCTCGTCGAGCGTGGCTTCGTCGAGAAGGGGCAGATCGACCGCCGGACGAACTCCTACGAACTGACAGAGGCCGGGACGGACGCGCTCTCGGCCCGCCGGCAGTGGGAGGACTCCTACCTCGACGACGTGGAAGTCGCGACGGCGTAG
- the ilvN gene encoding acetolactate synthase small subunit, translating to MTGKLPGPGPGERMRPEGRRNEDGIRIDPEAEAKHEPRRAVLSALVEHEPGVLAEVSGLFSRRQFNIESLTVGTTVDESRARMTIVIEETRPGIQQAKKQLRKLIPVVSVRELDHDSIQRELVIVKVNGEEPDKVHAITEMYGGETLDAGPRTITVEITGNEQKIDDAIDAYKQFGIREIVRTGYAALARGEQQTAEVEPEVKLTADSQTPADDD from the coding sequence ATGACAGGGAAACTTCCAGGGCCGGGCCCGGGCGAGCGGATGCGTCCCGAGGGCCGGCGCAACGAGGACGGTATTCGCATCGACCCCGAAGCGGAGGCGAAACACGAACCGCGTCGCGCGGTGCTGTCGGCGCTGGTCGAACACGAGCCCGGCGTGCTGGCGGAGGTCTCCGGCCTGTTCAGCCGCCGGCAGTTCAACATCGAGAGTCTCACGGTCGGAACGACCGTCGACGAGAGCCGGGCGCGGATGACTATCGTCATCGAGGAGACCCGGCCGGGGATCCAGCAGGCCAAAAAGCAGCTGCGGAAGCTGATCCCCGTGGTCTCGGTGCGGGAGCTGGACCACGATTCGATCCAGCGGGAACTGGTGATCGTGAAGGTAAACGGCGAGGAACCGGACAAGGTCCACGCCATCACGGAGATGTACGGCGGTGAAACCCTCGACGCCGGGCCGCGGACGATCACCGTCGAGATCACCGGGAACGAGCAGAAGATCGACGACGCCATCGACGCGTACAAGCAGTTCGGCATCCGCGAGATCGTCCGGACCGGCTACGCGGCGCTGGCCAGAGGCGAACAGCAGACTGCGGAAGTCGAACCCGAAGTGAAACTGACTGCGGACTCACAAACACCAGCAGACGATGACTGA
- a CDS encoding DUF5779 family protein translates to MSDFDLDLQAVEDQMDDDEREGSRIVLGVLDGSTPDGEWIAEVDGGAVLVLDVEGDVNELAAGFARDVTEMGGELMRFRDFLLVTPPGVVIDTERL, encoded by the coding sequence ATGAGCGATTTCGACCTCGACCTGCAGGCGGTCGAGGACCAGATGGACGACGACGAGCGCGAGGGGAGCCGGATCGTGCTCGGTGTCCTCGACGGCTCGACGCCCGACGGGGAGTGGATAGCGGAGGTCGACGGCGGTGCCGTGCTCGTGCTAGACGTTGAAGGCGACGTGAACGAACTCGCCGCCGGATTCGCACGCGACGTGACGGAGATGGGCGGCGAGTTGATGCGATTCCGGGACTTCCTGCTCGTGACGCCGCCGGGCGTGGTCATCGACACCGAACGGCTGTAG
- the ilvB gene encoding biosynthetic-type acetolactate synthase large subunit gives MSDSAQTPHADEVEREAADERPDEPDDESHVEPIETGADAVVSALKNAGVDHLFGVQGGAIMPVYDALYSESDMTHVTMAHEQGAVHAADAYGIVTGDPGVCMATSGPGATNLVTGIADASMDSDPLIALTGQVPTDLVGNDAFQETDTIGVTQPITKYNRFATSPDEVGDDVSTAFALADEGRQGPTLVDLPKDVTQPETDVEPGKPETPDTYNPPEKADAEAVSEAADVISDAEKPIILAGGGVIKANASDELRAFATEYDIPVMTTMPGTGAFDQTHELSMGIAGMHGTGYANMAITLTDCMLAIGTRFDDRLTGDVKTFAPDADIVHVDIDPAEISKNIEADYPLLGDAKAVLDQLSDAMTDAPDADAWREQCQTWKDEYPLDYEMPEDRPLKPQYIVEQFDEAMPDDTIVTAGVGQHQMWAWQYWTWTEPRTWVTSHGLGTMGYGFPAAIGAKLAKPDKEVIAFEGDGSFLMTSQELSVAVRENLDITIVVLNNEAVGMVRQWQDGFYEGRRMASEYPWVPEFDKLAEAYGARGFRLEDYDEVEETIEAALEYDGPAVVDAIIDPEENVYPMVPSGGDNSLFALSEDHLDEI, from the coding sequence ATGAGCGATAGCGCACAGACACCACACGCGGACGAAGTCGAGCGGGAAGCGGCCGACGAACGACCGGACGAACCCGACGACGAGAGCCACGTCGAACCCATCGAGACCGGCGCTGATGCGGTCGTCTCGGCGCTGAAAAACGCCGGCGTCGACCACCTGTTCGGCGTGCAGGGCGGGGCGATCATGCCCGTCTACGACGCGCTGTACAGCGAGTCGGACATGACCCACGTTACGATGGCCCACGAGCAGGGCGCGGTTCACGCCGCCGACGCCTACGGGATCGTCACGGGCGACCCCGGCGTCTGTATGGCCACGTCGGGCCCGGGCGCGACGAACCTCGTCACGGGCATCGCCGACGCCAGCATGGACTCGGACCCGCTGATCGCGCTCACGGGCCAGGTCCCGACGGATCTGGTGGGCAACGACGCCTTCCAGGAGACCGACACCATCGGCGTCACCCAGCCGATCACGAAGTACAACCGCTTCGCCACCTCCCCGGACGAGGTCGGCGACGACGTGAGCACGGCCTTCGCGCTGGCCGACGAGGGCCGGCAGGGGCCGACGCTGGTCGACCTGCCCAAGGACGTGACCCAGCCCGAGACCGACGTGGAACCGGGCAAACCGGAGACGCCGGACACGTACAACCCACCGGAGAAGGCCGACGCCGAAGCCGTCAGCGAGGCGGCCGACGTGATCTCCGACGCCGAGAAACCGATCATCCTCGCGGGCGGCGGCGTCATCAAGGCCAACGCCAGCGACGAACTGCGCGCGTTCGCCACGGAGTACGACATTCCGGTCATGACGACGATGCCCGGGACTGGTGCGTTCGACCAGACGCACGAACTCTCGATGGGCATCGCCGGCATGCACGGCACCGGCTACGCCAACATGGCGATCACGCTGACCGACTGCATGCTCGCCATCGGGACGCGCTTCGACGACCGACTGACCGGCGACGTGAAGACGTTCGCGCCGGACGCCGACATCGTCCACGTGGACATCGACCCGGCCGAGATCAGCAAGAACATCGAGGCCGACTATCCGCTGCTGGGCGACGCCAAAGCGGTGCTCGATCAGTTGAGTGATGCGATGACTGACGCGCCCGACGCCGACGCCTGGCGCGAGCAGTGCCAGACGTGGAAAGACGAGTACCCGCTGGACTACGAGATGCCGGAGGACCGGCCGCTCAAGCCCCAGTACATCGTCGAGCAGTTCGACGAGGCGATGCCCGACGACACCATCGTCACGGCCGGTGTCGGGCAACACCAGATGTGGGCCTGGCAGTACTGGACCTGGACCGAACCCCGGACGTGGGTCACCTCCCACGGCCTCGGGACGATGGGATACGGCTTCCCCGCGGCCATCGGCGCGAAACTGGCCAAGCCGGACAAGGAGGTCATCGCCTTCGAGGGCGACGGCTCGTTCCTGATGACGAGTCAGGAGCTCTCAGTTGCGGTGCGGGAGAACCTCGACATCACCATCGTCGTCCTGAACAACGAGGCGGTCGGGATGGTCCGCCAGTGGCAGGACGGTTTCTACGAGGGTCGCCGGATGGCCTCGGAGTACCCGTGGGTCCCCGAGTTCGACAAGCTCGCGGAGGCCTACGGTGCTCGCGGCTTCCGGCTGGAGGACTACGACGAGGTCGAGGAGACCATCGAGGCCGCACTGGAGTACGACGGGCCGGCGGTCGTCGACGCGATCATCGACCCCGAGGAGAACGTCTACCCGATGGTGCCGAGCGGCGGTGACAACAGCCTGTTCGCGCTGTCGGAAGACCATCTGGACGAGATCTGA
- a CDS encoding LeuA family protein, with product MLQCPTIQRARRDPRRIEFFQGTLDSTSEITEARIFDTTLRDGEQSPRTSFSYDDKREIAAVLDDMGTHVIEAGFPVNSDAEFEAVRDIAESAQNSEVCGLARVVEEDVEAALDSGVDLVHVFVSTSDVQLQDSMHATRQEAKEAAVESVERVTEAGVECMFSPMDATRTDEDFLIEVVQAADEAGADWVNIPDTCGVATPRRFYDMVGNVVDAIDARVDVHTHDDFGLAAANALSGFEAGASQSQVSVNGIGERAGNAAYEEVVMALESLYDVDSRIDTTRITELSRLVEDRSSIPTPANKPVVGENAFSHESGIHAAGVIENSDTFEPGVMTPEMVGAERELVLGKHTGQHSVRERLVDAGFDPTEEEVREVTRRVKDYGAEKKRVTMDVLEKFAREVGVTEEEVRV from the coding sequence GTGCTACAATGTCCAACGATACAGAGGGCACGTCGGGATCCCCGGCGGATCGAGTTCTTCCAGGGCACACTGGATTCCACTTCTGAGATAACAGAAGCACGCATTTTCGACACCACGCTGCGCGACGGTGAGCAGTCGCCACGCACGTCGTTCTCGTACGACGACAAACGCGAGATAGCGGCCGTGCTGGACGACATGGGCACCCACGTCATCGAGGCGGGGTTCCCGGTCAACTCGGACGCGGAGTTCGAGGCCGTTCGCGACATCGCCGAGTCCGCACAGAACAGCGAGGTCTGTGGACTGGCGCGCGTGGTCGAAGAGGACGTCGAGGCTGCACTCGACAGCGGCGTCGACCTGGTACACGTGTTCGTGTCCACCAGCGACGTCCAGTTGCAGGACTCTATGCACGCCACTCGACAGGAGGCCAAGGAGGCCGCCGTCGAGTCCGTCGAGCGTGTCACGGAGGCCGGCGTCGAGTGCATGTTCTCGCCGATGGACGCCACGCGGACGGACGAGGACTTCCTGATCGAGGTCGTACAGGCCGCCGACGAGGCCGGCGCCGACTGGGTGAACATTCCGGACACCTGCGGCGTCGCCACCCCGCGGCGGTTCTACGACATGGTCGGGAACGTCGTCGACGCGATCGACGCGCGCGTGGACGTTCACACACACGACGACTTCGGGCTGGCAGCGGCGAACGCCCTGTCCGGCTTCGAAGCTGGCGCGAGCCAGTCGCAGGTGTCGGTCAACGGCATCGGTGAGCGGGCGGGCAACGCGGCCTACGAGGAGGTCGTGATGGCCTTAGAGAGTCTGTACGACGTGGACTCTCGGATCGACACGACCCGAATCACCGAGCTGTCGCGACTCGTGGAGGACCGCTCGTCGATTCCGACTCCGGCAAACAAACCGGTGGTCGGCGAGAACGCCTTCTCACACGAGAGCGGTATCCACGCCGCGGGCGTCATCGAGAACTCGGACACGTTCGAGCCGGGCGTGATGACGCCGGAGATGGTCGGGGCCGAGCGCGAGCTCGTCCTCGGGAAACACACCGGCCAGCACTCCGTCAGGGAGCGACTGGTCGACGCCGGGTTCGACCCCACCGAGGAAGAGGTCCGGGAGGTCACCCGTCGCGTCAAGGACTACGGGGCCGAGAAAAAGCGGGTTACGATGGACGTGCTGGAGAAATTCGCCCGCGAAGTCGGCGTCACCGAGGAGGAGGTCCGGGTCTGA
- the ilvC gene encoding ketol-acid reductoisomerase, with protein sequence MTDEFTNEIYYDEDADVSHIEDKTVAVLGYGSQGHAHALNLQDSGVDVVVGLRKGSSSRDAAEDEGLEVTTPVEAAARGDIVKMLVPDTVQPAVYEQIRDELEAGDTLQFAHGFNIHYGQIEPPEDVDVTMVAPKSPGHLVRRNYEKGEGTPGLLAIYQDATGEAKEEGLAYAKAIGCTRAGTIQTTFREETETDLFGEQAVLCGGVTDLVKAGFETLVDAGYSPEMAYFECLNELKLIVDLMYEGGHMEMWNSVSDTAEYGGLTRGEDVIDREGMEEILEGVQNGEFAREWINENQANRPAYKQYRSAEQNHQIEEVGERLRDLFAWDEDEQ encoded by the coding sequence ATGACTGACGAATTTACCAACGAGATCTACTACGACGAGGACGCGGACGTATCGCACATCGAAGACAAGACCGTCGCCGTGCTGGGCTACGGCAGCCAGGGCCACGCCCACGCGCTGAACCTTCAGGACAGCGGCGTCGACGTGGTCGTCGGCCTCCGGAAGGGCTCGTCCTCCCGCGACGCCGCCGAAGACGAGGGGCTGGAAGTCACGACACCGGTCGAGGCCGCCGCCCGGGGCGACATCGTGAAGATGCTCGTTCCTGATACTGTGCAGCCCGCGGTCTACGAGCAGATTCGTGACGAACTGGAGGCCGGCGACACGCTCCAGTTCGCCCACGGGTTCAACATCCACTACGGCCAGATCGAGCCCCCGGAAGACGTGGACGTGACGATGGTCGCGCCCAAGTCGCCGGGCCACCTCGTCCGCCGCAACTACGAGAAAGGCGAGGGGACCCCCGGCCTGCTGGCCATCTATCAGGACGCGACGGGCGAGGCCAAAGAGGAAGGACTCGCGTACGCGAAGGCCATCGGCTGTACGCGTGCCGGCACGATCCAGACGACCTTCCGCGAGGAGACCGAGACCGACCTGTTCGGCGAGCAAGCTGTACTGTGTGGCGGCGTGACCGACCTCGTGAAGGCCGGTTTCGAGACGCTCGTCGACGCGGGCTACTCCCCGGAGATGGCCTACTTCGAGTGTCTGAACGAACTCAAGCTGATCGTCGATCTGATGTACGAGGGCGGCCACATGGAGATGTGGAACTCCGTCTCCGACACCGCCGAATACGGCGGCCTCACCCGCGGTGAGGACGTCATCGACCGCGAGGGGATGGAGGAGATCCTCGAGGGCGTCCAGAACGGCGAGTTCGCCCGCGAGTGGATCAACGAAAATCAGGCCAACCGGCCGGCCTACAAGCAGTACCGCAGTGCCGAACAGAACCACCAGATCGAGGAGGTCGGCGAGCGCCTGCGCGACCTCTTCGCCTGGGACGAGGACGAACAATGA